The Chitinophagales bacterium genome window below encodes:
- a CDS encoding TIGR00730 family Rossman fold protein, whose product MTNKPIKTWTEIQAKSSWTMFKILSEFVEGYDRLEAIGPCISIYGSARTKEDNKYYQMSVKVAELLVEEGYGIITGGGPGIMEAGNRGAKNVGGKSVGLNIDLPHEQSSNKYIDEDKLFHFNYFFARKVMFVKYAQAFILLPGGFGTMDELFESLTLIQTKKIDRVPVILMGTEYWGGLIDWIKNTMLGNNNISEGDIDLVQLTDSPEEAVSIINEFYENSKTSLKPNF is encoded by the coding sequence ATGACAAATAAACCAATTAAAACGTGGACAGAAATTCAGGCTAAAAGTAGCTGGACAATGTTTAAAATATTAAGCGAATTTGTGGAAGGATATGACAGACTGGAAGCTATTGGCCCTTGTATTTCTATATATGGTTCTGCTAGAACTAAAGAAGATAATAAATACTACCAAATGTCGGTAAAAGTGGCGGAGCTTTTAGTAGAAGAAGGCTATGGAATAATTACAGGCGGAGGCCCGGGCATTATGGAAGCAGGAAACAGAGGTGCAAAAAATGTGGGCGGAAAATCGGTGGGATTGAACATAGATTTACCACATGAGCAATCATCAAATAAATATATAGACGAGGACAAACTTTTCCATTTTAATTACTTTTTTGCCCGAAAAGTAATGTTTGTGAAATATGCCCAAGCTTTTATTTTGTTGCCGGGTGGTTTTGGTACTATGGATGAGCTTTTTGAAAGCCTAACACTTATTCAAACTAAAAAAATAGACAGAGTGCCCGTTATTTTAATGGGTACAGAATATTGGGGTGGACTTATAGACTGGATAAAAAACACCATGCTGGGGAATAATAATATAAGCGAAGGCGATATAGATTTGGTACAACTAACAGATAGCCCAGAAGAAGCGGTAAGTATTATTAATGAGTTTTATGAAAACTCTAAAACTTCATTGAAACCAAATTTTTAA
- a CDS encoding nucleotide exchange factor GrpE, with the protein MSQEEQNEKIEEQEINKEENTAEEPEVTEATEENSVETLERKLQEQKDKYLRLFADFDNYKKRTAKERLDLLNTAGKDIILSILPVLDDFERAIAVADNATDVNSVKEGMDLIKNKLFNTLKQRGLEPMDSQGKDFDAEQQEAITEIPAPNAEMKGRVMDVVEKGYLMNGKIIRYAKVVVGK; encoded by the coding sequence ATGAGCCAAGAAGAACAAAACGAAAAAATAGAAGAACAAGAAATAAACAAAGAGGAAAATACTGCCGAAGAGCCGGAAGTAACAGAAGCTACAGAAGAAAACTCTGTAGAAACTTTAGAAAGAAAACTACAAGAGCAAAAAGATAAATATTTGCGTTTATTTGCCGATTTTGACAACTATAAAAAACGTACAGCCAAAGAACGCTTAGACCTACTAAACACAGCAGGAAAAGATATTATTTTAAGCATTTTACCTGTTTTAGATGATTTTGAACGAGCTATAGCTGTTGCCGATAACGCTACAGATGTAAACTCTGTAAAAGAAGGTATGGATTTAATAAAAAACAAGCTATTTAATACCTTAAAACAAAGAGGTTTAGAGCCTATGGATAGCCAAGGCAAAGATTTTGATGCAGAGCAGCAAGAAGCCATTACTGAAATACCAGCTCCTAATGCCGAAATGAAAGGGAGAGTAATGGACGTAGTAGAAAAAGGCTATTTAATGAACGGTAAAATAATACGCTACGCAAAAGTAGTAGTAGGTAAGTAA
- a CDS encoding isopenicillin N synthase family oxygenase, which yields MQIPVIDISQLITNKEKIAKDIREACSQTGFFYIKNHGVSEKLQNDLANISERFFKLPLEEKNKINMKKAGKAWRGYFPVKGELTSNLPDLKEGIYFGEEHNEQSKEVLNSVPLFGANLYPHQVPKFKEIVEQYMLAMKELADRVMQAIALSLDLEMDYFIKHYTYNPTHLFRIFHYPPTKQKGEDELWGVGAHTDYGLITILKQDEVGGLQVKSKDGWIDAPPIKNTFVCNIGDMLDYLTGGFYQSTLHRVRNTTNKSRYSFPYFFDPNFNAEIKQIDLSHLSIDKFERNTRWDNTDLHAFKGTYGQYILNKIGKVFPEL from the coding sequence ATGCAGATTCCTGTTATTGATATAAGCCAATTAATCACAAACAAAGAGAAAATAGCAAAGGATATAAGAGAAGCTTGTAGCCAAACAGGCTTTTTTTACATAAAAAATCATGGCGTTTCGGAAAAATTACAAAATGATTTAGCCAATATTAGCGAACGATTTTTTAAGTTGCCTTTAGAGGAAAAGAATAAAATTAATATGAAAAAAGCAGGCAAAGCATGGCGGGGTTATTTTCCTGTTAAGGGCGAACTAACCTCTAATCTGCCCGATTTGAAAGAAGGCATCTATTTTGGCGAAGAACATAATGAACAAAGCAAAGAAGTTTTAAATAGTGTTCCATTGTTTGGGGCAAATTTATATCCTCATCAAGTGCCTAAATTTAAAGAAATAGTAGAACAATATATGCTCGCCATGAAGGAACTGGCTGATAGGGTAATGCAAGCTATAGCTTTAAGTTTGGACTTGGAAATGGATTATTTTATAAAACATTACACTTATAATCCCACTCATTTGTTCCGAATATTTCATTATCCGCCTACAAAGCAAAAAGGAGAAGATGAACTTTGGGGTGTAGGAGCACATACCGATTATGGTTTAATAACTATTTTAAAGCAAGATGAAGTGGGTGGGCTACAAGTAAAAAGTAAAGATGGTTGGATAGACGCTCCACCAATTAAAAATACTTTTGTGTGCAATATAGGCGATATGTTGGATTATTTAACGGGCGGATTTTATCAATCTACTTTGCATAGGGTTAGAAACACTACCAATAAGAGTAGGTATTCGTTTCCTTATTTTTTTGACCCAAATTTTAATGCAGAAATAAAACAAATAGATTTAAGCCACTTAAGTATTGATAAATTTGAAAGAAACACACGTTGGGATAATACAGATTTACATGCTTTTAAAGGCACTTATGGGCAGTATATTTTAAACAAAATAGGGAAAGTTTTTCCGGAGTTATGA
- a CDS encoding sodium:solute symporter has product MTPLIIIITISAYFLFLILIAQLTKGSGDNNTFFSGNKNSKWYLVAFGMIGASLSGVTFLSVPGQVGGASFSYLQLVFGYLLGYAFIAFVLIPIYYKLNLISIYEYLGERFGFLSHKTGSAFFLLSRVVGASFRLFLVAGVLHHFLFSHYHIPFIFTTIITVVLIWIYTYQGGIKTIVITDTLQTSFMIIALLFAIYYISKQTGFNISELWTQATEMGYTKTLFFKDFSTSKLHFVKQFFSGALIALVMTGLDQDMMQKNLTCKNENEAKKNIISMSIMLIPINFLFLCLGAFLFVYANSIGLQIPARPDYLFPEIALHHFPVVAGVIFLLGLIAAAYSSADSALTSLTTAFCVDFLNMHKKETASSKKTRLYVHITFSVILILTVWFFDKLGNESVISQIFTFAGYTYGPLLGLFTFGILTKLKVKDHLVPLICVLSPVLTFFINKYSPQLIGYTFGYELLLINGGITFAGLLLISKKDNDK; this is encoded by the coding sequence ATGACGCCTCTCATTATTATTATAACTATCTCTGCTTATTTTTTGTTTTTAATACTTATAGCTCAGCTTACTAAAGGCTCTGGCGATAACAATACTTTTTTTAGTGGCAATAAAAACTCTAAGTGGTACTTAGTGGCTTTTGGTATGATAGGAGCTTCGCTGAGTGGTGTTACTTTTTTAAGTGTGCCAGGGCAGGTGGGCGGTGCTTCTTTTTCTTATTTACAGTTGGTTTTTGGTTATTTACTGGGCTACGCCTTTATTGCTTTTGTTTTAATTCCTATATATTATAAGCTAAATCTTATTTCTATTTACGAATATCTTGGCGAGCGATTTGGGTTTTTATCTCATAAAACGGGCTCCGCTTTTTTCCTTTTAAGCCGGGTAGTGGGAGCTTCTTTTAGGTTGTTTTTGGTGGCAGGTGTGTTGCATCATTTTTTGTTTAGTCATTATCATATACCCTTTATTTTTACCACTATAATTACCGTTGTTTTAATATGGATTTACACTTACCAAGGAGGTATAAAAACCATAGTAATAACCGACACGTTACAAACCAGTTTTATGATTATTGCTTTGCTTTTTGCTATTTATTATATAAGCAAACAAACGGGTTTTAATATTAGCGAACTTTGGACACAAGCTACAGAAATGGGCTATACTAAAACTTTGTTTTTTAAAGATTTTAGCACCAGCAAACTGCATTTTGTAAAGCAATTTTTTAGCGGAGCTTTAATAGCTTTAGTTATGACAGGTCTTGACCAAGATATGATGCAAAAAAACTTAACTTGCAAAAACGAAAATGAAGCTAAAAAGAATATTATTAGCATGAGTATTATGCTTATTCCAATTAACTTTTTGTTTTTATGTTTAGGAGCTTTTTTGTTTGTTTATGCCAATAGCATAGGTTTACAAATTCCTGCCCGACCAGATTATTTATTTCCAGAAATTGCCTTGCATCATTTTCCTGTGGTGGCAGGTGTTATTTTTTTGTTGGGCTTAATAGCCGCAGCATATTCCAGTGCCGATTCTGCTCTTACTTCTTTAACTACCGCTTTTTGTGTTGATTTTTTAAATATGCACAAAAAAGAAACTGCTTCAAGTAAAAAGACAAGGCTTTATGTGCACATAACATTTTCGGTAATTCTAATTTTAACTGTTTGGTTTTTTGATAAACTGGGAAATGAGAGTGTTATTTCTCAAATTTTCACATTTGCGGGCTACACTTATGGTCCATTATTGGGCTTGTTTACTTTTGGTATTTTAACCAAATTAAAAGTTAAAGACCATTTAGTGCCTTTAATTTGTGTGCTTTCGCCTGTTTTAACTTTCTTCATTAATAAATATTCGCCACAGCTAATAGGCTATACTTTTGGTTATGAATTGCTTTTAATAAATGGTGGCATTACCTTTGCAGGCTTATTATTGATTTCAAAAAAAGATAATGACAAATAA
- a CDS encoding SRPBCC family protein has product MKILLGIIGVILLAYMALGVFGKKNYKVEREILIQAPKEAIWKHISNYNNWGAWSPWVNKDSNAVYTFSEEQGGVGAAQSWEGNEEVGKGSMETTKTEGNDLLEYKLQFIEPWEMQSYGGFTLETVDEGTKVTWTDQGNIPFMQRAFMIFMDMDKMIGPDFELGLQKLKEIAENEKSLAQEYEIKTIDFPVTTYIGKKYKIAFTNLDAELFGNTYQTIGVFLAKNNLESEGMPAAIYFSWDMENGTTEMAPVIPVANYTNGTKLTDELEVFSANATKALEVDYYGPYEESGKAHEAISKYLVENNIEVKGFVIEEYANDPATVNSSQEYLTKIYYLLN; this is encoded by the coding sequence ATGAAGATTTTATTAGGAATTATTGGTGTAATACTATTGGCGTATATGGCTTTAGGTGTATTTGGAAAAAAGAACTACAAAGTAGAAAGAGAAATATTAATACAAGCCCCAAAAGAAGCTATTTGGAAGCACATAAGTAACTATAATAATTGGGGGGCGTGGTCTCCGTGGGTTAATAAAGACTCAAATGCAGTATATACTTTTTCTGAAGAACAAGGGGGCGTTGGTGCGGCTCAATCTTGGGAAGGTAATGAAGAAGTAGGCAAAGGCTCTATGGAAACCACAAAAACGGAGGGAAACGATTTATTAGAATATAAATTACAATTTATAGAACCTTGGGAAATGCAGTCTTATGGTGGATTTACTTTAGAAACTGTAGATGAAGGCACTAAAGTTACTTGGACAGACCAAGGCAATATTCCCTTTATGCAAAGAGCCTTTATGATATTTATGGATATGGACAAAATGATAGGCCCTGATTTTGAATTGGGATTACAAAAACTAAAAGAAATAGCTGAAAATGAGAAAAGCTTAGCACAGGAATATGAAATTAAAACCATAGATTTTCCTGTCACCACATACATTGGCAAAAAATACAAAATAGCTTTTACTAATTTAGATGCAGAACTATTTGGCAATACATACCAAACCATAGGTGTGTTTTTAGCAAAAAACAACTTAGAATCTGAGGGCATGCCTGCTGCAATATATTTCTCGTGGGACATGGAAAATGGCACAACAGAGATGGCTCCTGTAATTCCCGTAGCCAACTATACTAACGGAACAAAATTAACAGACGAGTTAGAAGTTTTTAGTGCTAATGCCACAAAAGCGTTAGAGGTAGATTATTATGGTCCCTATGAAGAATCAGGCAAAGCACATGAGGCTATTTCTAAGTATTTAGTAGAAAACAATATAGAGGTTAAAGGTTTTGTTATAGAAGAATATGCCAATGACCCTGCAACAGTAAACAGCTCACAAGAGTATTTAACTAAAATATATTATCTGTTAAATTAA
- the dnaJ gene encoding molecular chaperone DnaJ, with product MAKRDYYEVLGVTKSATIIEIKKAYRKVALKYHPDRNPDNPAAEEKFKEAAEAYEVLGNEDKKAKYDRFGHAGVDGPGGFGGGGGMNMEDIFSQFGDIFGGGGGGFGSFFGGGGRGGSRVQKGSNLRVKLKLTLEDIEAGVEKKIKLNKLVNVEGSTFDTCPTCGGSGAVRRVTNTILGQMQTTSTCPTCNGAGKSISKRAPGADSNGQKREERVVSVNIPAGVEDGMQLQVRGEGNEGPFNGINGDLIVLIEEEKHEALVRDGQNVLYKLDLNFADATLGTSVEVPTIGGKAKIKVPEGTQSGKVLRLKGKGLPSVNAYGKGDQLVYVYVYTPQDLTKEEKRLLEKLRESENFKPKEVSESKSFFDNVKDFFS from the coding sequence ATGGCAAAGAGAGATTATTATGAGGTATTGGGTGTTACAAAATCTGCTACTATTATTGAAATTAAAAAAGCATATAGAAAAGTAGCCTTAAAATATCATCCCGATAGGAATCCTGACAATCCAGCGGCAGAAGAAAAATTTAAAGAAGCTGCCGAAGCGTATGAAGTATTAGGCAACGAAGATAAAAAAGCCAAATACGATCGTTTTGGTCATGCAGGTGTTGATGGTCCCGGTGGTTTTGGCGGTGGTGGTGGCATGAATATGGAAGACATATTCAGTCAGTTTGGCGATATTTTTGGTGGTGGAGGCGGAGGTTTTGGCTCTTTCTTTGGTGGTGGAGGTCGTGGCGGTTCTCGGGTTCAAAAAGGAAGTAATTTAAGAGTAAAATTAAAACTTACCTTAGAAGACATAGAAGCTGGCGTAGAGAAAAAAATAAAACTCAATAAACTCGTAAATGTTGAAGGTTCTACTTTTGATACCTGTCCTACCTGTGGAGGAAGCGGTGCTGTGCGTAGAGTTACTAATACTATTTTAGGGCAAATGCAAACCACATCTACCTGCCCTACTTGCAATGGAGCAGGCAAAAGCATAAGCAAAAGAGCTCCGGGAGCAGACAGTAACGGACAAAAAAGAGAAGAACGTGTAGTGAGTGTAAACATACCCGCAGGTGTAGAAGATGGCATGCAGTTACAAGTGCGTGGAGAAGGAAACGAAGGACCTTTTAATGGCATTAATGGCGATTTAATAGTGCTAATAGAAGAAGAAAAACACGAAGCTTTAGTTAGAGATGGACAAAATGTACTATATAAATTAGACTTAAATTTTGCCGATGCCACATTAGGCACATCTGTAGAAGTACCAACCATAGGAGGCAAAGCAAAAATAAAAGTCCCGGAAGGAACACAAAGTGGCAAAGTACTAAGACTAAAAGGAAAAGGGCTACCAAGCGTTAATGCTTATGGCAAGGGCGACCAATTGGTTTACGTATATGTTTATACACCACAAGACTTAACTAAAGAAGAAAAAAGACTGCTGGAAAAACTGAGAGAAAGCGAAAATTTTAAACCTAAGGAAGTAAGCGAAAGTAAAAGTTTTTTTGATAATGTAAAAGACTTTTTTAGCTAA